In Thunnus thynnus chromosome 13, fThuThy2.1, whole genome shotgun sequence, the following proteins share a genomic window:
- the zmat2 gene encoding zinc finger matrin-type protein 2, which translates to MASGSGSSKTDFRRKWDKEEYEHLAQKRLTEERDRERRDGKVAPPVKRDLLRHRDYKVDLESKLGKTIVITKTTPQAEMGGYYCNVCDCVVKDSINFLDHINGKKHQRNLGMSMRVERSSLDQVKKRFEVNKKKMEEKQKEYDFEERMKELREEEEKAKAYKKEKQKERKRRAEEDVDFEEDDEMAAVMGFSGFGSSKKSH; encoded by the exons atgGCGTCTGGAAGTGGG TCGAGTAAAACTGACTTCCGTCGGAAGTGGGACAAAGAGGAGTATGAACACCTCGCTCAGAAACGGCTGACGGAGGAGAGAGAccgagagaggagagatg GGAAAGTGGCGCCGCCGGTCAAGCGGGACCTCCTGCGCCACAGAGACTATAAAGTGGACCTGGAGTCCAAACTGGGGAAGACCATCGTCATCACAAAGACCACTCCTCAGGCTGAGATGGGAGG tTATTACTGCAACGTCTGTGACTGCGTCGTCAAAGACTCCATCAACTTCCTGGATCACATCAACGGCAAGAAAC aCCAGAGGAACCTGGGCATGTCGATGCGTGTGGAGCGCTCGTCTCTTGATCAGGTGAAGAAACGTTTCGAGGTgaacaagaagaagatggaggagaagCAGAAGGAGTACGACTTCGAGGAGCGCATGAAGGAGCTGCGTGAGGAG gaggaGAAGGCGAAGGCGTACAAGAAGGAGAAGCAGAAGGAGAGGAAGCGGCGGGCGGAGGAGGACGTGGACTTTGAGGAGGACGACGAGATGGCGGCTGTGATGGGTTTCTCCGGCTTCGGCTCGTCTAAGAAGAGTCACTGA